The sequence below is a genomic window from Nostoc flagelliforme CCNUN1.
AAAACATTGTGCGTAAACCTTTCTACAATAGTTTGAACACAAAATCCGGTATAAATAACAACTATGGAATCCAACTAAATTTTGACAAAGCTGTTTTATTGTAGTGGGAAATCTGCGTTATCGCACAGCCCTTTCCCTGAAGGCTTAAAGTAATTAGCCATTGAACAAAGCCTTAGTTAGGGGTTTTCTCTTATTAGGGGTCAATCAAAATTTTAATTGTCTTTTAATAATTAAACCCCATTTTTGATGTAAAATTTTGGCTCAGACTCATACTTTTGCAACAAAAGATTACAAAAACTCATTATATCGCAATCTTATTTTACATACAGCGCAGTGATCTGAAAACAGTACAATTCCTGAATTGCTCTACAGGTGGTTGAGAGTATCCTATGGGAGTGATGAATGAAAGTAATTTTTAATTCAACACTCCAAATTTAAAATTTAGGATTGCTCGCTGTGAATGATACCCTCAACCTAAGACAACAAATGTCAACTAAAAACATTATTCTTCTGGTTTTATTACTATTTATCCCAGTCTCCTTAGCAGCCCACTTTCTGGAGTGGGGAGAGTTGATAGTTTTCATTACAGCTGGATTAGCAATTCTGCCCTTAGCAGCTTGGATGGGTACAGCTACAGAAGAAATTGCTGTTGTAGTGGGGCCATCGTTAGGGGGCTTGTTAAACGCCACCTTTGGCAATGCTACAGAACTAATCATTGCCCTAGTGGCGCTGAACGCTGGGTTAATAGATGTAGTCAAAGCCAGTATTACGGGATCGATTATTAGCAACTTACTACTGGTAATGGGTTTTTCCATGCTTTTGGGGGGACTGCGCTACAAAGAACAGACATTTCAGCCAATTGTGGCGCGGGTGAATGCTGCTTCGATGAATTTGGCCGTGATTGCCATTTTGATGCCAACGGCGATGAATTATACCTCTCAAGGAATTAACGAACAAACACTGCAAAATCTTTCTATTGCTGTTGCTGTGGTGTTAATTCTGGTTTATGCCCTAACGCTGCTATTTTCAATGAAAACCCACTCCTATCTTTATGATGTGGGTGTAGCCGAGACAGAAGAAGAGGAAACCCCTCACGCAAAACCAAATAT
It includes:
- the cax gene encoding calcium/proton exchanger; its protein translation is MSTKNIILLVLLLFIPVSLAAHFLEWGELIVFITAGLAILPLAAWMGTATEEIAVVVGPSLGGLLNATFGNATELIIALVALNAGLIDVVKASITGSIISNLLLVMGFSMLLGGLRYKEQTFQPIVARVNAASMNLAVIAILMPTAMNYTSQGINEQTLQNLSIAVAVVLILVYALTLLFSMKTHSYLYDVGVAETEEEETPHAKPNMMLWVGVLLVCTLLVALESEMLVDSLEVATSQLGLTALFTGVILVPIVGNAAEHATAVTVAMKNKMDLSLSVAVGSSMQIALFVAPVLVIAGRILGKPMDLDFKPFELVAVVVSVLIANSISSDGKSNWLEGTLLLAAYIVLGFAFYFHPVMEI